The following proteins are encoded in a genomic region of Ovis canadensis isolate MfBH-ARS-UI-01 breed Bighorn chromosome 12, ARS-UI_OviCan_v2, whole genome shotgun sequence:
- the ETNK2 gene encoding ethanolamine kinase 2 isoform X1 translates to MEAAAGAGRGAPPGPPRAAAVPCFDISVDQDDILPGALRLIRELRPRWKPERVRTKRFTDGITNKLVACYVEEDMRDCVLVRVYGERTELLVDRESEVRNFQLLRAHGCAPKLYCTFQNGLCYEYMRGVALGPEHIREPRLFRLIALEMAKIHTIHANGSLPKPTLWHKIHSYFALVKNEINPSLSADVPEVGVLERELAWLKEHLPQLDSPVVFCHNDLLCKNIIYDSSKGHVRFIDYEYAGYNYQAFDIGNHFNEFAGVNEVDYSRYPARETQLQWLRYYLQAQKGAAVAPREVERLYVQVNKFALASHFLWALWALIQSQFSTIDFDFLRYAVIRFNQYFKVKPQVSALEMPK, encoded by the exons ATGGAGGCGGCGGCCGGCGCGGGCCGCGGGGCGCCCCCGGGGCCCCCGAGAGCCGCCGCCGTCCCGTGTTTCGACATTTCGGTGGACCAGGACGACATCCTCCCGGGCGCCCTGCGCCTCATCCGGGAGCTGCGGCCGCGCTGGAAGCCCGAACGAGTCCGGACCAAG CGCTTCACTGACGGCATCACCAACAAGCTGGTGGCCTGCTACGTGGAGGAGGACATGCGGGACTGTGTGCTGGTCCGAGTCTACGGGGAGCGGACGGAGCTGCTGGTGGACCGCGAGAGCGAGGTCCGGAACTTCCAGCTGCTGCGGGCTCACGGCTGTGCCCCGAAACTCTACTGCACCTTCCAGAATGGTCTGTGCTATGAGTACATGAGGGGCGTGGCCCTGGGGCCAGAGCACATCCGTGAGCCCCGGCTCTTCAG GCTGATCGCCTTAGAAATGGCCAAGATTCACACCATCCATGCCAACGGCAGCCTGCCTAAGCCCACCCTCTGGCACAAGATACACAGTTACTTCGCCCTCGTGAAGAACGAGATCAACCCCAG CCTGTCCGCGGACGTCCCTGAGGTTGGCGTGCTGGAACGGGAGCTGGCCTGGCTGAAGGAGCACCTGCCTCAGCTGGACTCCCCGGTGGTGTTTTGTCACAACGACCTGCTCTGCAAAAACATCATCTACGACAGCAGCAAAG GTCATGTACGGTTCATCGACTATGAATATGCTGGCTACAACTACCAAGCTTTTGACATTGGCAACCATTTCAATGAGTTTGCAG GTGTGAACGAGGTCGATTACTCTCGGTACCCGGCGCGGGAGACCCAGCTGCAGTGGCTGCGCTACTACCTGCAGGCCCAGAAAGGGGCGGCTGTGGCCCCCAGAGAGGTGGAGAGGCTCTACGTGCAAGTCAACAAGTTTGCTCTG GCGTCTCACTTCCTCTGGGCACTCTGGGCCCTCATCCAGAGCCAGTTCTCCACCATCGACTTTGATTTCCTCAG GTATGCAGTGATCCGATTCAACCAGTATTTCAAGGTGAAGCCCCAAGTGTCAGCCCTGGAGATGCCAAAGTGA
- the ETNK2 gene encoding ethanolamine kinase 2 isoform X2, translated as MEAAAGAGRGAPPGPPRAAAVPCFDISVDQDDILPGALRLIRELRPRWKPERVRTKRFTDGITNKLVACYVEEDMRDCVLVRVYGERTELLVDRESEVRNFQLLRAHGCAPKLYCTFQNGLCYEYMRGVALGPEHIREPRLFRLIALEMAKIHTIHANGSLPKPTLWHKIHSYFALVKNEINPSLSADVPEVGVLERELAWLKEHLPQLDSPVVFCHNDLLCKNIIYDSSKGHVRFIDYEYAGYNYQAFDIGNHFNEFAGVNEVDYSRYPARETQLQWLRYYLQAQKGAAVAPREVERLYVQVNKFALASHFLWALWALIQSQFSTIDFDFLRECYSASEEEGNYVTQYHTDEP; from the exons ATGGAGGCGGCGGCCGGCGCGGGCCGCGGGGCGCCCCCGGGGCCCCCGAGAGCCGCCGCCGTCCCGTGTTTCGACATTTCGGTGGACCAGGACGACATCCTCCCGGGCGCCCTGCGCCTCATCCGGGAGCTGCGGCCGCGCTGGAAGCCCGAACGAGTCCGGACCAAG CGCTTCACTGACGGCATCACCAACAAGCTGGTGGCCTGCTACGTGGAGGAGGACATGCGGGACTGTGTGCTGGTCCGAGTCTACGGGGAGCGGACGGAGCTGCTGGTGGACCGCGAGAGCGAGGTCCGGAACTTCCAGCTGCTGCGGGCTCACGGCTGTGCCCCGAAACTCTACTGCACCTTCCAGAATGGTCTGTGCTATGAGTACATGAGGGGCGTGGCCCTGGGGCCAGAGCACATCCGTGAGCCCCGGCTCTTCAG GCTGATCGCCTTAGAAATGGCCAAGATTCACACCATCCATGCCAACGGCAGCCTGCCTAAGCCCACCCTCTGGCACAAGATACACAGTTACTTCGCCCTCGTGAAGAACGAGATCAACCCCAG CCTGTCCGCGGACGTCCCTGAGGTTGGCGTGCTGGAACGGGAGCTGGCCTGGCTGAAGGAGCACCTGCCTCAGCTGGACTCCCCGGTGGTGTTTTGTCACAACGACCTGCTCTGCAAAAACATCATCTACGACAGCAGCAAAG GTCATGTACGGTTCATCGACTATGAATATGCTGGCTACAACTACCAAGCTTTTGACATTGGCAACCATTTCAATGAGTTTGCAG GTGTGAACGAGGTCGATTACTCTCGGTACCCGGCGCGGGAGACCCAGCTGCAGTGGCTGCGCTACTACCTGCAGGCCCAGAAAGGGGCGGCTGTGGCCCCCAGAGAGGTGGAGAGGCTCTACGTGCAAGTCAACAAGTTTGCTCTG GCGTCTCACTTCCTCTGGGCACTCTGGGCCCTCATCCAGAGCCAGTTCTCCACCATCGACTTTGATTTCCTCAG ggaatgttattcagcctctgaagaggaaggaaattaCGTCACACAATACCACACAGATGAACCTTAG
- the REN gene encoding renin isoform X2 has protein sequence MPSVRESLKERGVDMAQLGAEWSQLTKTLSFGNRTSPVVLTNYLDTQYYGEIGIGTPPQTFKVIFDTGSANLWVPSTKCSPLYTACEIHSLYDSLESSSYVENGTEFTIYYGSGKVKGFLSQDLVTVGGITVTQTFGEVTELPLRPFMLAKFDGVLGMGFPAQAVGGVTPVFDHILAQRVLTEDVFSVYYSRNSHLLGGEIVLGGSDPQYYQENFHYVSISKPGSWQIRMKGVSVRSTTLLCEEGCMVVVDTGASYISGPTSSLRLLMEALGAKELSIDEYVVNCNQMPTLPDISFHLGGKAYTLTSADYVLQDPYNNDDLCTLALHGMDIPPPTGPVWVLGATFIRKFYTEFDRRNNRIGFALAR, from the exons ATGCCCTCAGTCCGGGAAAGCCTGAAGGAGCGAGGCGTGGACATGGCCCAGCTGGGTGCTGAGTGGAGCCAGCTCACCAAGACTCTCTCCTTTGGCAACCGCACCTCCCCTGTGGTCCTCACCAACTACCTGGAC ACCCAGTACTATGGTGAGATCGGCATCGGCACCCCACCACAGACCTTCAAAGTCATCTTTGACACGGGCTCCGCCAACCTCTGGGTGCCGTCCACCAAGTGCAGCCCCCTCTACACGGCCTGTG AGATTCACAGCCTCTACGACTCCCTGGAATCCTCCAGCTATGTGGAGAATGGGACGGAGTTCACCATCTACTATGGATCTGGGAAGGTCAAAGGTTTCCTGAGCCAGGACCTGGTGACT GTGGGCGGGATCACAGTCACACAGACCTTTGGCGAGGTCACGGAGCTGCCCCTGAGGCCCTTCATGCTGGCCAAATTTGACGGCGTCCTGGGCATGGGCTTCCCCGCCCAGGCAGTCGGCGGCGTCACGCCCGTCTTTGACCACATCCTCGCCCAGCGGGTGCTGACCGAGGACGTCTTCTCCGTCTACTACAGcag GAATTCCCACTTGCTAGGGGGCGAGATCGTGCTGGGAGGCAGTGACCCCCAGTATTACCAAGAGAATTTCCACTATGTGAGCATCAGCAAGCCTGGCTCCTGGCAGATCAGAATGAAAGG GGTGTCTGTGAGGTCGACCACCTTGCTCTGTGAGGAGGGCTGCATGGTGGTAGTGGATACTGGTGCATCTTACATCTCAGGCCCCACCAGCTCCCTGAGACTGCTCATGGAGGCCTTGGGGGCCAAGGAGCTCAGCATAGATGAA TATGTCGTGAACTGTAACCAGATGCCCACACTCCCTGACATCTCCTTCCACCTTGGAGGCAAAGCCTACACACTCACCAGTGCGGACTATGTGTTACAG GACCCCTACAATAATGATGATCTGTGCACACTGGCCCTGCATGGTATGGACATCCCACCACCCACTGGACCAGTCTGGGTCCTGGGTGCCACCTTCATCCGCAAGTTCTACACGGAGTTTGATCGGCGTAACAATCGCATCGGCTTTGCCCTGGCCCGCTGA
- the REN gene encoding renin isoform X1, protein MPLWGLLLALWGCSTFSLPADTAAFRRIFLKKMPSVRESLKERGVDMAQLGAEWSQLTKTLSFGNRTSPVVLTNYLDTQYYGEIGIGTPPQTFKVIFDTGSANLWVPSTKCSPLYTACEIHSLYDSLESSSYVENGTEFTIYYGSGKVKGFLSQDLVTVGGITVTQTFGEVTELPLRPFMLAKFDGVLGMGFPAQAVGGVTPVFDHILAQRVLTEDVFSVYYSRNSHLLGGEIVLGGSDPQYYQENFHYVSISKPGSWQIRMKGVSVRSTTLLCEEGCMVVVDTGASYISGPTSSLRLLMEALGAKELSIDEYVVNCNQMPTLPDISFHLGGKAYTLTSADYVLQDPYNNDDLCTLALHGMDIPPPTGPVWVLGATFIRKFYTEFDRRNNRIGFALAR, encoded by the exons GATCTTCCTCAAGAAGATGCCCTCAGTCCGGGAAAGCCTGAAGGAGCGAGGCGTGGACATGGCCCAGCTGGGTGCTGAGTGGAGCCAGCTCACCAAGACTCTCTCCTTTGGCAACCGCACCTCCCCTGTGGTCCTCACCAACTACCTGGAC ACCCAGTACTATGGTGAGATCGGCATCGGCACCCCACCACAGACCTTCAAAGTCATCTTTGACACGGGCTCCGCCAACCTCTGGGTGCCGTCCACCAAGTGCAGCCCCCTCTACACGGCCTGTG AGATTCACAGCCTCTACGACTCCCTGGAATCCTCCAGCTATGTGGAGAATGGGACGGAGTTCACCATCTACTATGGATCTGGGAAGGTCAAAGGTTTCCTGAGCCAGGACCTGGTGACT GTGGGCGGGATCACAGTCACACAGACCTTTGGCGAGGTCACGGAGCTGCCCCTGAGGCCCTTCATGCTGGCCAAATTTGACGGCGTCCTGGGCATGGGCTTCCCCGCCCAGGCAGTCGGCGGCGTCACGCCCGTCTTTGACCACATCCTCGCCCAGCGGGTGCTGACCGAGGACGTCTTCTCCGTCTACTACAGcag GAATTCCCACTTGCTAGGGGGCGAGATCGTGCTGGGAGGCAGTGACCCCCAGTATTACCAAGAGAATTTCCACTATGTGAGCATCAGCAAGCCTGGCTCCTGGCAGATCAGAATGAAAGG GGTGTCTGTGAGGTCGACCACCTTGCTCTGTGAGGAGGGCTGCATGGTGGTAGTGGATACTGGTGCATCTTACATCTCAGGCCCCACCAGCTCCCTGAGACTGCTCATGGAGGCCTTGGGGGCCAAGGAGCTCAGCATAGATGAA TATGTCGTGAACTGTAACCAGATGCCCACACTCCCTGACATCTCCTTCCACCTTGGAGGCAAAGCCTACACACTCACCAGTGCGGACTATGTGTTACAG GACCCCTACAATAATGATGATCTGTGCACACTGGCCCTGCATGGTATGGACATCCCACCACCCACTGGACCAGTCTGGGTCCTGGGTGCCACCTTCATCCGCAAGTTCTACACGGAGTTTGATCGGCGTAACAATCGCATCGGCTTTGCCCTGGCCCGCTGA
- the REN gene encoding renin isoform X4: MPLWGLLLALWGCSTFSLPADTAAFRRIFLKKMPSVRESLKERGVDMAQLGAEWSQLTKTLSFGNRTSPVVLTNYLDTQYYGEIGIGTPPQTFKVIFDTGSANLWVPSTKCSPLYTACEIHSLYDSLESSSYVENGTEFTIYYGSGKVKGFLSQDLVTVGGITVTQTFGEVTELPLRPFMLAKFDGVLGMGFPAQAVGGVTPVFDHILAQRVLTEDVFSVYYSRVSVRSTTLLCEEGCMVVVDTGASYISGPTSSLRLLMEALGAKELSIDEYVVNCNQMPTLPDISFHLGGKAYTLTSADYVLQDPYNNDDLCTLALHGMDIPPPTGPVWVLGATFIRKFYTEFDRRNNRIGFALAR, from the exons GATCTTCCTCAAGAAGATGCCCTCAGTCCGGGAAAGCCTGAAGGAGCGAGGCGTGGACATGGCCCAGCTGGGTGCTGAGTGGAGCCAGCTCACCAAGACTCTCTCCTTTGGCAACCGCACCTCCCCTGTGGTCCTCACCAACTACCTGGAC ACCCAGTACTATGGTGAGATCGGCATCGGCACCCCACCACAGACCTTCAAAGTCATCTTTGACACGGGCTCCGCCAACCTCTGGGTGCCGTCCACCAAGTGCAGCCCCCTCTACACGGCCTGTG AGATTCACAGCCTCTACGACTCCCTGGAATCCTCCAGCTATGTGGAGAATGGGACGGAGTTCACCATCTACTATGGATCTGGGAAGGTCAAAGGTTTCCTGAGCCAGGACCTGGTGACT GTGGGCGGGATCACAGTCACACAGACCTTTGGCGAGGTCACGGAGCTGCCCCTGAGGCCCTTCATGCTGGCCAAATTTGACGGCGTCCTGGGCATGGGCTTCCCCGCCCAGGCAGTCGGCGGCGTCACGCCCGTCTTTGACCACATCCTCGCCCAGCGGGTGCTGACCGAGGACGTCTTCTCCGTCTACTACAGcag GGTGTCTGTGAGGTCGACCACCTTGCTCTGTGAGGAGGGCTGCATGGTGGTAGTGGATACTGGTGCATCTTACATCTCAGGCCCCACCAGCTCCCTGAGACTGCTCATGGAGGCCTTGGGGGCCAAGGAGCTCAGCATAGATGAA TATGTCGTGAACTGTAACCAGATGCCCACACTCCCTGACATCTCCTTCCACCTTGGAGGCAAAGCCTACACACTCACCAGTGCGGACTATGTGTTACAG GACCCCTACAATAATGATGATCTGTGCACACTGGCCCTGCATGGTATGGACATCCCACCACCCACTGGACCAGTCTGGGTCCTGGGTGCCACCTTCATCCGCAAGTTCTACACGGAGTTTGATCGGCGTAACAATCGCATCGGCTTTGCCCTGGCCCGCTGA
- the REN gene encoding renin isoform X3, producing MPLWGLLLALWGCSTFSLPADTAAFRRIFLKKMPSVRESLKERGVDMAQLGAEWSQLTKTLSFGNRTSPVVLTNYLDTQYYGEIGIGTPPQTFKVIFDTGSANLWVPSTKCSPLYTACEIHSLYDSLESSSYVENGTEFTIYYGSGKVKGFLSQDLVTVGGITVTQTFGEVTELPLRPFMLAKFDGVLGMGFPAQAVGGVTPVFDHILAQRVLTEDVFSVYYSRNSHLLGGEIVLGGSDPQYYQENFHYVSISKPGSWQIRMKGVSVRSTTLLCEEGCMVVVDTGASYISGPTSSLRLLMEALGAKELSIDEDPYNNDDLCTLALHGMDIPPPTGPVWVLGATFIRKFYTEFDRRNNRIGFALAR from the exons GATCTTCCTCAAGAAGATGCCCTCAGTCCGGGAAAGCCTGAAGGAGCGAGGCGTGGACATGGCCCAGCTGGGTGCTGAGTGGAGCCAGCTCACCAAGACTCTCTCCTTTGGCAACCGCACCTCCCCTGTGGTCCTCACCAACTACCTGGAC ACCCAGTACTATGGTGAGATCGGCATCGGCACCCCACCACAGACCTTCAAAGTCATCTTTGACACGGGCTCCGCCAACCTCTGGGTGCCGTCCACCAAGTGCAGCCCCCTCTACACGGCCTGTG AGATTCACAGCCTCTACGACTCCCTGGAATCCTCCAGCTATGTGGAGAATGGGACGGAGTTCACCATCTACTATGGATCTGGGAAGGTCAAAGGTTTCCTGAGCCAGGACCTGGTGACT GTGGGCGGGATCACAGTCACACAGACCTTTGGCGAGGTCACGGAGCTGCCCCTGAGGCCCTTCATGCTGGCCAAATTTGACGGCGTCCTGGGCATGGGCTTCCCCGCCCAGGCAGTCGGCGGCGTCACGCCCGTCTTTGACCACATCCTCGCCCAGCGGGTGCTGACCGAGGACGTCTTCTCCGTCTACTACAGcag GAATTCCCACTTGCTAGGGGGCGAGATCGTGCTGGGAGGCAGTGACCCCCAGTATTACCAAGAGAATTTCCACTATGTGAGCATCAGCAAGCCTGGCTCCTGGCAGATCAGAATGAAAGG GGTGTCTGTGAGGTCGACCACCTTGCTCTGTGAGGAGGGCTGCATGGTGGTAGTGGATACTGGTGCATCTTACATCTCAGGCCCCACCAGCTCCCTGAGACTGCTCATGGAGGCCTTGGGGGCCAAGGAGCTCAGCATAGATGAA GACCCCTACAATAATGATGATCTGTGCACACTGGCCCTGCATGGTATGGACATCCCACCACCCACTGGACCAGTCTGGGTCCTGGGTGCCACCTTCATCCGCAAGTTCTACACGGAGTTTGATCGGCGTAACAATCGCATCGGCTTTGCCCTGGCCCGCTGA
- the REN gene encoding renin isoform X6 has product MPLWGLLLALWGCSTFSLPADTAAFRRIFLKKMPSVRESLKERGVDMAQLGAEWSQLTKTLSFGNRTSPVVLTNYLDTQYYGEIGIGTPPQTFKVIFDTGSANLWVPSTKCSPLYTACEIHSLYDSLESSSYVENGTEFTIYYGSGKVKGFLSQDLVTVGGITVTQTFGEVTELPLRPFMLAKFDGVLGMGFPAQAVGGVTPVFDHILAQRVLTEDVFSVYYSRVSVRSTTLLCEEGCMVVVDTGASYISGPTSSLRLLMEALGAKELSIDEDPYNNDDLCTLALHGMDIPPPTGPVWVLGATFIRKFYTEFDRRNNRIGFALAR; this is encoded by the exons GATCTTCCTCAAGAAGATGCCCTCAGTCCGGGAAAGCCTGAAGGAGCGAGGCGTGGACATGGCCCAGCTGGGTGCTGAGTGGAGCCAGCTCACCAAGACTCTCTCCTTTGGCAACCGCACCTCCCCTGTGGTCCTCACCAACTACCTGGAC ACCCAGTACTATGGTGAGATCGGCATCGGCACCCCACCACAGACCTTCAAAGTCATCTTTGACACGGGCTCCGCCAACCTCTGGGTGCCGTCCACCAAGTGCAGCCCCCTCTACACGGCCTGTG AGATTCACAGCCTCTACGACTCCCTGGAATCCTCCAGCTATGTGGAGAATGGGACGGAGTTCACCATCTACTATGGATCTGGGAAGGTCAAAGGTTTCCTGAGCCAGGACCTGGTGACT GTGGGCGGGATCACAGTCACACAGACCTTTGGCGAGGTCACGGAGCTGCCCCTGAGGCCCTTCATGCTGGCCAAATTTGACGGCGTCCTGGGCATGGGCTTCCCCGCCCAGGCAGTCGGCGGCGTCACGCCCGTCTTTGACCACATCCTCGCCCAGCGGGTGCTGACCGAGGACGTCTTCTCCGTCTACTACAGcag GGTGTCTGTGAGGTCGACCACCTTGCTCTGTGAGGAGGGCTGCATGGTGGTAGTGGATACTGGTGCATCTTACATCTCAGGCCCCACCAGCTCCCTGAGACTGCTCATGGAGGCCTTGGGGGCCAAGGAGCTCAGCATAGATGAA GACCCCTACAATAATGATGATCTGTGCACACTGGCCCTGCATGGTATGGACATCCCACCACCCACTGGACCAGTCTGGGTCCTGGGTGCCACCTTCATCCGCAAGTTCTACACGGAGTTTGATCGGCGTAACAATCGCATCGGCTTTGCCCTGGCCCGCTGA
- the REN gene encoding renin isoform X5 has protein sequence MPSVRESLKERGVDMAQLGAEWSQLTKTLSFGNRTSPVVLTNYLDTQYYGEIGIGTPPQTFKVIFDTGSANLWVPSTKCSPLYTACEIHSLYDSLESSSYVENGTEFTIYYGSGKVKGFLSQDLVTVGGITVTQTFGEVTELPLRPFMLAKFDGVLGMGFPAQAVGGVTPVFDHILAQRVLTEDVFSVYYSRVSVRSTTLLCEEGCMVVVDTGASYISGPTSSLRLLMEALGAKELSIDEYVVNCNQMPTLPDISFHLGGKAYTLTSADYVLQDPYNNDDLCTLALHGMDIPPPTGPVWVLGATFIRKFYTEFDRRNNRIGFALAR, from the exons ATGCCCTCAGTCCGGGAAAGCCTGAAGGAGCGAGGCGTGGACATGGCCCAGCTGGGTGCTGAGTGGAGCCAGCTCACCAAGACTCTCTCCTTTGGCAACCGCACCTCCCCTGTGGTCCTCACCAACTACCTGGAC ACCCAGTACTATGGTGAGATCGGCATCGGCACCCCACCACAGACCTTCAAAGTCATCTTTGACACGGGCTCCGCCAACCTCTGGGTGCCGTCCACCAAGTGCAGCCCCCTCTACACGGCCTGTG AGATTCACAGCCTCTACGACTCCCTGGAATCCTCCAGCTATGTGGAGAATGGGACGGAGTTCACCATCTACTATGGATCTGGGAAGGTCAAAGGTTTCCTGAGCCAGGACCTGGTGACT GTGGGCGGGATCACAGTCACACAGACCTTTGGCGAGGTCACGGAGCTGCCCCTGAGGCCCTTCATGCTGGCCAAATTTGACGGCGTCCTGGGCATGGGCTTCCCCGCCCAGGCAGTCGGCGGCGTCACGCCCGTCTTTGACCACATCCTCGCCCAGCGGGTGCTGACCGAGGACGTCTTCTCCGTCTACTACAGcag GGTGTCTGTGAGGTCGACCACCTTGCTCTGTGAGGAGGGCTGCATGGTGGTAGTGGATACTGGTGCATCTTACATCTCAGGCCCCACCAGCTCCCTGAGACTGCTCATGGAGGCCTTGGGGGCCAAGGAGCTCAGCATAGATGAA TATGTCGTGAACTGTAACCAGATGCCCACACTCCCTGACATCTCCTTCCACCTTGGAGGCAAAGCCTACACACTCACCAGTGCGGACTATGTGTTACAG GACCCCTACAATAATGATGATCTGTGCACACTGGCCCTGCATGGTATGGACATCCCACCACCCACTGGACCAGTCTGGGTCCTGGGTGCCACCTTCATCCGCAAGTTCTACACGGAGTTTGATCGGCGTAACAATCGCATCGGCTTTGCCCTGGCCCGCTGA